The DNA segment CTGCACCACGACGAGACGTTCGCCAAGATGTTCGGCATGCCGCGGATCATCTCCCACGGGATGCTCGTGATGGGCATCACGGGGCGCGCCATCACGGAGTGGATCGACGACAAGAACCTGCGCAAGTTCGGCGTCCGGTTCTCCGCCATGACGGAACCCATGGACCTGGATGACCCGGGCTCCAAGGACAGGGCGACGATCATCGTGACCGGGACGGTCGTCGAAAAATTCGAGGAAGCCGGCGAGAAGAGAATCCGCTGCGAGATCCAGTCGGCGGATGCCACCGGCAACGTCAAGATCATGGGATCGTTCGTGGCGGCCGTTTCCTGAGAACCCCCTTGTCACTGCTCCCGTGCCGCATCCGGGAGCGGTGACGCCTTTTTATTCAGATACGACGATCCCGGGAGCAATTTGATTTTCAACCGCCGTATGCCGTATCCGGAGAATGGATTCGCCCGGCGGCCGTCCGCGGCTGCGGAACGGAACGGGAGCAAATTGCCGACGGCCGGGAAGCCTGTTGTATTGTGGAGGTAATATGGCGAGTTTGATTTTGGATCGACGGGATCAGATATTTGTCCTGCAGGAGATGCTCAAGACGGAAGACCTGTGCGGGATGTCGAAGTGGGCGGATTTTTCGCAGGAAACGTTCGAGATGGTGCTGAAGGAAGCGGAGCGCCTGGCGCTGGACGTCGTTTTCCCGACCCTGGTGTCGGGAGATCGGGAAGGCTGCCGGCTGGAAGACGGCCAGGTCCATGTGCCACCGTCCTTCCAGCGCTGCTTCGACGTATACCGGGATGGCGGCTGGATCAACATGGGGGTGTCACAGGA comes from the Syntrophales bacterium genome and includes:
- a CDS encoding MaoC/PaaZ C-terminal domain-containing protein encodes the protein MTKALTYESINVGDAMPTFTSDPITRTHIVRYAGASGDFNPLHHDETFAKMFGMPRIISHGMLVMGITGRAITEWIDDKNLRKFGVRFSAMTEPMDLDDPGSKDRATIIVTGTVVEKFEEAGEKRIRCEIQSADATGNVKIMGSFVAAVS